The segment TCAGTTCGGCTTTCAACTCGATATCGATGGGCGAAACCTATTTTCTCAGGCCCCGCAGGAGCCCGACCATTACCTGCGACACCTGCTGAAACGGCGGCTGCGGATGCCTTCAATTTTTTGCGTATAGACTGACAAATTGCCAAAGCCGGCGCCGCCCCTCATTGCCCTGCCGGGCATTTCTCCCCGTATAGTGACGGGGAGAAAGGGGCTGGCTGCAACGTGGTTGCTCTTCCTGTAACGCTGGAGATTGGCGAAACCGGCGATGACAACGCCCCTCTCCCCGTCCCTATACGGGGAGAGGTCGCCGGCAGGCGGGTGAGGGGCAGCGCCGACGCCTGCAGTGGGCGCAGGTCCACCAGAACCGCATCCTCGGCAATACCAGCGCCAACTGTCGCGCCCGGTCGTGCACCCAGCCGTCTGGTTGCGAATTGCCAATGGCGGCGCGGCCGCCTATGTCTGGGCGGACAGACAAAACGATAAAAACGAACCCCTGCAATGGCGCGCGCCTTCCTTTTTGTTCTCGATTCCTTCGGCATCGGCGGCGCGGCCGACGCCGAGCGCTATGGCGACACCGGTTCCAACACGTTCGGGCACATCGCTGAAGCCTGCGCGGAAGGCAGGGCGGATCGCGAGGGGCTGCGCAAAGGCCCGCTTTTCGTGCCCAACATGCTCTCGCTCGGTCTGGGCTACGCGGCGAAAACCGCGACAGGATTCTGCCTCGACAGCGGCGGCCTGCTTGCCTCCGCCTTCCACGGCGCGGCGCAGGAGGTTTCGAGCGGCAAGGACACGCCGTCAGGCCATTGGGAAATCGCCGCCTTGCCGGTCCGCTTCGACTGGGGCTATTTCCCGGACACGGTTCCCGCCTTTCCGGCCGACCTGACCGAAGCGATCATCCGCGAGGGAGAGGTGCCGGGCATTCTCGGCAATTGCCATGCTCCGGGCACCGAGATCATCGAGCGGTACGGCGAGGAGCATGTCCGCACCGGCAAGCCGATCTGCTACACGTCGGTCGACTCCGTCCTGCAGATCGCCGCGCATGAAGTTCACTTCGGCCTGGAGCGGCTCTATGAATTCTGCAAGGTGGTGCGCAGGCTGGTCGATCCGCTGAACATCGGCCGGGTCATCGCCCGGCCTTTCATTGGAGAAACCGCCGCCAGCTTCGAACGGACGCACAACCGCCGGGACTATTCGGTACCGCCGCCCGAACCGACCCTGCTCGACCGGCTGACGGCGCGCGGCAGCCGGGTCATCGCGGTCGGCAAGATCAGTGACATCTTCGCCCATCGCGGCGTTTCGGAAGTGCGCAAGGCCGCCGGCAACATGGCGATGTTCGACAAGGCGCTCGGCGCGATGGCTGACGCAGGCGACGGCGATCTCGTCTTCGCCAATTTCGTCGATTTCGACACCGAGTTCGGCCATCGGCGCGACGTTGCCGGCTATGCCGCCGCGCTCGAGGCCTTCGACCGGCGGCTGCCGGAGGCGCTTGCACGGCTTAATCCTGGCGACCTTCTCATCCTCACGGCCGACCACGGCAACGATCCGACCTGGCACGGCACCGATCATACGCGCGAACGCATTCCGGTGATCGGCACTGGACCAGGGTTTGGTGGCGACATCGGGCTTCGAACGACATTCGCCGACATCGGTGAAACCGTCGCCGAGCATCTTGGGTTGGCACGCGGCCGTCACGGCACCTCCTTCTATGCAGAGATAGGCGGCCATGCCTGAGCTGCCTGAGGTCGAAACGGTGCGGCGGGGCCTGCAGCCGGTCCTGGAAGGCGCCCGCATCGCCCGCGTCGAGGCGCGCCGGCCCGACCTGCGCTTTCCATTTCCCGAAAAATTTTTGGAGAGGCTGACCGGCAAGACGATTACGGCGCTCGGCCGCCGGGCCAAATACCTGACGATGCAGCTGGAAGGCGGTCCGGTGCTGATCTGCCATCTCGGCATGTCGGGTTCGTTCCGCATCGAAACCTCCAATGACACGCCCGATAGCAGCGAAATATTGGGCGCGTTTTATCACGAGCGCTCGAAGAGCGCGGTGCACGACCATGTCGTCTTCCATATCGTCTCTCCCCAAGGCGCCCGGTCCCGGGTGACCTTCAACGATCCGCGCCGTTTCGGCTTCATGCTCTTTTCGGAAGGGACGCCCGACACGCATCCGATGCTGGCGGGGCTTGGCGTCGAGCCGACAGGCAATGCGTTGGACGGCGAACTGCTCGCCTCGCTGCTGAAAGGCCGGAAGTCGCCCCTAAAGGCAGCACTTCTCGATCAGCGGCTGATCGCCGGGCTCGGCAATATCTACGTGTCGGAGGCGCTGTGGCGCGCCGGCCTGTCGCCTTTGCGCGAGGCAGGCAGCATCGCAAAGCCTGGAAAGAGGGCCAAACAGCAGCGCGACGCCCTGGCCGAAGCAATCCGCGCGGTGATCGCCGATGCGATCGCCGCCGGCGGATCGTCGCTGCGCGACTATGTGCAGACCGACGGGTCCCTGGGCTATTTCCAGCATTCGTTCGCGGTTTACGATCGCGAGGGCGAGGCCTGCTCCAAGCACGGCTGCAGCGGCCATATCGAGCGCATCGTGCAAAGCGGGCGTTCCACCTTCTATTGCCGGACCTGTCAGTTGTGAGCTGGTTCCTTTGCACCAGAGGATGACTGAGCCTGAAAGGAGGCTGTGAAGGTTGCCGCCGACCGATCTCCTCCTGCCAATCTCAATGGTTTGCAATTAGCCATAAGCCACCACACCTTCGTCATCCCAGGGCGAAGCAAGGAGCGAAGAGACGCGCGCAGACCCTGGGATGACGAAGGGAGGGATGTTTCAGCCAATCCTAGAGGTTTGCGATTGCCACTGATTGTCTGAGAGAATTGTCGACGGTCGCTGTCGATCGGCCCAAAATGTCAAAATCACTGTGCAGAGGAACTAGGCGCCAAGGCGTAAGCTGGCACACCTGATGCATGCCAGACGACCAAATGAGGAGATGCAGTCATGGCCTATGAAACGATACTGGTGGAAACCCGCGGCAAGGTCGGGCTGATCACG is part of the Mesorhizobium sp. L-2-11 genome and harbors:
- a CDS encoding phosphopentomutase, which codes for MARAFLFVLDSFGIGGAADAERYGDTGSNTFGHIAEACAEGRADREGLRKGPLFVPNMLSLGLGYAAKTATGFCLDSGGLLASAFHGAAQEVSSGKDTPSGHWEIAALPVRFDWGYFPDTVPAFPADLTEAIIREGEVPGILGNCHAPGTEIIERYGEEHVRTGKPICYTSVDSVLQIAAHEVHFGLERLYEFCKVVRRLVDPLNIGRVIARPFIGETAASFERTHNRRDYSVPPPEPTLLDRLTARGSRVIAVGKISDIFAHRGVSEVRKAAGNMAMFDKALGAMADAGDGDLVFANFVDFDTEFGHRRDVAGYAAALEAFDRRLPEALARLNPGDLLILTADHGNDPTWHGTDHTRERIPVIGTGPGFGGDIGLRTTFADIGETVAEHLGLARGRHGTSFYAEIGGHA
- the mutM gene encoding bifunctional DNA-formamidopyrimidine glycosylase/DNA-(apurinic or apyrimidinic site) lyase is translated as MPELPEVETVRRGLQPVLEGARIARVEARRPDLRFPFPEKFLERLTGKTITALGRRAKYLTMQLEGGPVLICHLGMSGSFRIETSNDTPDSSEILGAFYHERSKSAVHDHVVFHIVSPQGARSRVTFNDPRRFGFMLFSEGTPDTHPMLAGLGVEPTGNALDGELLASLLKGRKSPLKAALLDQRLIAGLGNIYVSEALWRAGLSPLREAGSIAKPGKRAKQQRDALAEAIRAVIADAIAAGGSSLRDYVQTDGSLGYFQHSFAVYDREGEACSKHGCSGHIERIVQSGRSTFYCRTCQL